In Hahella sp. KA22, one genomic interval encodes:
- a CDS encoding helix-turn-helix domain-containing protein has protein sequence MQPKLYEWGDKSLLFYNGRRQPHHSMGITPTLLMGSQPFVVEFMGEQYCCNTFLLSPNKPFTVSSEAPRMALLPLNPATQEHACLLRNYAWEACVKDICYRMNEDLLQQTLFYLDEGDIPHPIATWCLFNAIYEEETPITLKKYDRRIAKAVAHIIRNPTSDLSIDEIAAQVHLSPTRFMALFSALNGLSYNKYKVVSRLQYFFERYSIAHNLTHAAAEAGFYDLSHLNKSVKMYYGMSPREFLAVGQDLITISSPSHNRAWYADWVQYGYFELTQVYSEISVPELLAHLRDYKREERRCARSNRRCHPEAECFPARLCISYPPPRTMP, from the coding sequence ATGCAGCCAAAGCTTTACGAATGGGGCGATAAGTCCTTGCTCTTTTACAACGGTCGACGCCAGCCGCATCATTCAATGGGTATTACGCCCACCCTGTTAATGGGGAGTCAGCCGTTCGTCGTCGAATTCATGGGAGAACAGTATTGTTGCAATACGTTTCTGCTATCGCCCAATAAGCCGTTTACAGTGAGTTCGGAAGCGCCGCGAATGGCTCTACTGCCTCTCAACCCAGCGACGCAAGAGCATGCCTGCCTGTTGCGTAACTATGCGTGGGAGGCCTGCGTAAAAGACATTTGCTACAGGATGAATGAAGATTTGCTGCAGCAAACTTTATTCTATCTTGACGAAGGCGACATACCTCACCCCATCGCCACCTGGTGTCTGTTCAACGCTATTTATGAAGAAGAAACCCCAATCACATTGAAGAAATACGATAGGCGTATCGCCAAGGCGGTCGCGCATATTATCCGCAATCCAACCAGCGATCTGTCCATCGACGAGATAGCCGCACAGGTGCATTTGAGCCCAACCCGCTTTATGGCCTTGTTCAGCGCTTTAAACGGCCTGAGCTACAACAAATACAAGGTCGTCAGCCGCCTGCAGTATTTCTTCGAGCGCTACAGTATCGCTCATAACCTGACCCACGCGGCGGCGGAAGCGGGTTTCTACGATCTGTCGCATCTAAACAAATCGGTGAAGATGTACTACGGCATGAGTCCAAGGGAGTTCCTGGCGGTTGGGCAGGACCTCATTACCATCAGCAGCCCCTCTCATAACCGCGCCTGGTACGCCGACTGGGTCCAGTATGGCTACTTCGAACTGACGCAGGTTTACTCAGAAATCAGCGTGCCGGAGCTGCTGGCGCATTTGCGGGATTATAAAAGGGAGGAACGACGCTGCGCCCGTAGTAATAGGCGCTGCCATCCTGAGGCAGAGTGCTTTCCGGCGCGACTTTGCATTTCGTATCCACCACCCAGAACGATGCCATAA
- a CDS encoding AraC family transcriptional regulator: protein MDQSLYYHWNNLCLYMGRFDGAYHWQHIADSFIVSLDNEFVVKLASGEVISTRCLMIPANARCDFVLNNQRIAFVSSHFWRNIKTTLTYNYYCCEQDGLLFDFLGACDIARAFRDLYKKRPCANDAKEILDQILNPKQHPLAPPLMDRRVRKLIELLLKNPDHSQSIDDYAELMPISAAHLSRLFKQETNISFSRFRLGVRVLYFIKQFSRSRNLTTAAHDSGFADLAHLNKCHKLLFGICPSQLWLSESELKICVA from the coding sequence ATGGATCAGTCGCTGTATTATCATTGGAACAACTTATGTCTTTATATGGGTCGCTTTGACGGGGCCTATCATTGGCAGCATATTGCGGATAGTTTCATTGTCAGTCTTGATAATGAATTTGTCGTTAAGCTGGCGAGTGGAGAGGTTATTTCCACACGCTGTTTGATGATTCCCGCTAACGCCCGCTGTGATTTTGTATTGAACAACCAGCGCATTGCATTTGTGTCATCTCATTTCTGGCGCAATATTAAAACCACCCTGACCTATAACTATTATTGTTGTGAGCAGGACGGGCTTCTTTTTGATTTCCTGGGCGCGTGTGATATTGCACGGGCTTTCCGGGACTTATATAAGAAACGTCCGTGCGCCAATGACGCCAAGGAGATATTGGATCAGATTCTTAACCCTAAACAACATCCGCTTGCTCCACCTTTAATGGATCGCCGAGTTCGCAAGCTGATCGAATTATTGTTGAAGAATCCGGATCACTCTCAATCCATCGACGATTATGCGGAACTTATGCCGATTTCCGCCGCGCATCTCAGTCGATTGTTCAAGCAGGAAACCAATATTTCATTCTCGCGATTTCGCCTGGGGGTTCGTGTGTTGTATTTCATCAAGCAGTTTTCGCGCAGCCGTAATTTAACTACCGCTGCGCATGATTCCGGGTTTGCGGATCTGGCGCACTTAAACAAATGCCACAAATTATTGTTCGGCATCTGCCCCTCGCAGTTATGGCTGAGCGAATCTGAACTTAAGATCTGCGTGGCCTGA
- a CDS encoding winged helix-turn-helix domain-containing protein, with protein MSDRDYEEMQIGEWRINVETNRLYREAAEHQLSDKVCKVLLALAENPGRTVSRETLIQKVWNENEYVGEQALNTAIWQLRKAFNDSSEAPEYIETIPKKGYRLLKEVSVIPYPPRPDITPPPPAEPVPTPEPEASTPVSPAEPPPEPVTEVTPHTSTSSAPPRRKKSMMLGGALLLLAGATLIVKLMYGREDAPPALTYWCGVDEGRMQRLGVDPASACMLETDQGQFGLAIGERMAQISSSYYQSADTGDIAGDIFFCENNHKRQGHKNNSLLNFVTLKNRCMAQGDGEVDIAERGGARASLVCAGYLPQSIHLQTSTAEKHCALPAALTTNHPNAVKDPDYWYGVRRDELAGIGIDEAANCLLHAEDPTWIDTIEFGWIWGSRRCTDSSSNPVGCGVVSHNAQRTGATVSDFFTQQQLQSRCAAGADKIALTPSGWWRPEYKDKTSLDAYLLCEQQQPKAIQLLFKPVVGEPIEKTCALY; from the coding sequence GTGTCCGACCGAGATTATGAAGAAATGCAAATTGGCGAGTGGCGCATCAATGTAGAAACGAACCGGCTCTATCGTGAAGCGGCGGAGCATCAACTGAGTGATAAAGTCTGCAAAGTGCTTCTGGCGCTGGCGGAAAATCCCGGTCGTACAGTGAGCCGGGAAACGCTGATTCAGAAAGTCTGGAATGAAAACGAATATGTCGGCGAGCAGGCGCTGAATACCGCCATCTGGCAATTGCGCAAAGCGTTCAACGACAGCAGCGAAGCCCCTGAATACATTGAGACCATTCCTAAAAAAGGGTATCGCCTGCTCAAGGAAGTCTCTGTCATCCCCTATCCTCCCAGACCGGATATCACTCCCCCGCCCCCCGCGGAGCCTGTACCAACTCCCGAGCCGGAAGCCAGTACGCCGGTTAGTCCAGCGGAGCCGCCGCCAGAACCCGTAACAGAAGTGACTCCCCACACATCGACGTCCAGCGCCCCACCGCGGCGCAAAAAGTCCATGATGCTGGGCGGTGCGTTACTCCTGCTGGCGGGCGCCACGCTGATCGTCAAGCTGATGTACGGCCGCGAGGATGCGCCCCCGGCGCTGACTTATTGGTGCGGCGTCGATGAGGGACGTATGCAGCGTCTGGGCGTCGATCCCGCCAGCGCCTGCATGCTGGAAACGGATCAAGGCCAGTTTGGTCTGGCCATCGGCGAGCGCATGGCGCAGATCAGCTCATCTTATTATCAATCGGCGGACACAGGCGATATCGCCGGCGACATCTTCTTCTGTGAGAACAATCACAAACGACAGGGGCACAAAAACAACAGCCTCCTGAATTTCGTCACCCTGAAAAACCGTTGTATGGCGCAAGGCGACGGCGAAGTCGACATCGCCGAACGAGGCGGCGCCCGCGCATCACTGGTTTGTGCGGGGTATCTGCCGCAATCCATTCATTTGCAGACGTCGACGGCGGAAAAACATTGCGCCCTGCCTGCCGCCTTAACCACGAATCACCCTAACGCCGTCAAAGACCCGGATTACTGGTACGGGGTTCGCCGCGACGAACTCGCAGGCATCGGCATTGATGAAGCGGCCAATTGCCTTCTCCACGCAGAGGACCCCACCTGGATCGACACCATTGAGTTCGGTTGGATATGGGGTTCACGGCGCTGCACGGACAGCAGCTCCAACCCGGTTGGATGCGGCGTGGTCAGCCACAATGCGCAACGCACCGGGGCGACGGTGAGCGACTTCTTCACCCAGCAACAACTGCAAAGTCGCTGCGCCGCCGGCGCGGACAAAATCGCCTTAACGCCGTCAGGCTGGTGGCGTCCTGAGTACAAAGACAAAACCTCGCTGGACGCTTATCTGCTATGCGAACAACAGCAGCCCAAAGCGATTCAGTTGTTGTTCAAGCCCGTCGTAGGCGAGCCCATTGAGAAGACCTGCGCGCTATATTAA
- a CDS encoding GntR family transcriptional regulator, with protein sequence MSTAAVYKTRTQMVADILRKKILSGEIVAGEPLRQDAIAKEFNVSRIPVREALLQLEAQGLVCFEPHKGATATELRPSEIRELFELRALIECHVLEQAIDNMTDQDLAAAEKILKAFEAAVESGDQVESWSELNYELHAALYHPANLAQAMEVVRSLNIKSDRYIRLQLLFTTGIEKAEREHADLLEFCRQRNKKAASALLKKHILEAGQAIHDLLIEQAGGASH encoded by the coding sequence ATGAGCACCGCAGCCGTTTATAAAACCCGTACACAGATGGTCGCAGATATTCTGCGTAAAAAAATTCTCTCTGGAGAAATCGTGGCGGGAGAACCTTTGCGACAGGACGCTATCGCCAAAGAGTTCAACGTCAGCCGCATCCCGGTGCGGGAGGCGCTGTTGCAACTGGAAGCGCAGGGGCTGGTTTGCTTCGAGCCGCACAAAGGGGCCACGGCGACAGAGTTGCGTCCATCGGAAATTCGCGAGCTGTTTGAGCTACGGGCGTTGATAGAATGTCATGTGCTGGAACAGGCTATCGACAATATGACTGACCAGGATCTGGCCGCGGCGGAGAAAATACTCAAAGCCTTCGAGGCGGCGGTGGAGAGTGGAGATCAGGTGGAGAGCTGGAGCGAGCTGAACTACGAACTGCATGCCGCCTTGTATCATCCCGCCAACCTGGCGCAGGCGATGGAAGTCGTGCGTAGTCTTAACATCAAGTCCGACCGCTATATCCGTCTGCAATTGTTATTCACCACCGGCATAGAAAAGGCGGAAAGGGAGCATGCGGATTTATTGGAATTCTGTCGCCAGCGCAACAAAAAAGCGGCGTCTGCGTTGCTGAAGAAACATATTCTGGAAGCCGGTCAGGCCATTCATGACTTGCTGATCGAACAGGCGGGCGGCGCGAGCCACTGA